One Aphidius gifuensis isolate YNYX2018 linkage group LG3, ASM1490517v1, whole genome shotgun sequence DNA window includes the following coding sequences:
- the LOC122852796 gene encoding negative elongation factor D encodes METDYDEERGGWGDDIGRGEDISGEDGMDNPQEVLNQCLEKFNTSDYIMEPGIFTQLKRYFQAGGNPETVIELLSKNYMACAQTANLLAEWLILAGVKVIDVQAMVENNLKDMILKTFDPKKADKIFSEEGETPSWLTEMIQHPTWRSLIYRLAEEYPDCLMLNFTIKLISDAGFQGEITSISTAAQQIEVFSRVLKTAIGGFLQNTDNWQTSIKECAKMVCHGQHTYVYSQVLLQILSQEPKGGFMMKRLSQEITKCAQQNHHDVTPITMALNGAAGSPSACIALASMLSRNSLNPADISVLYRHYSSNEPPPIELVRNPQFLDLLVDALFKPGVKLNQEHKPKYIYLLAYASSVCEILLKKSNIRKQNKDELQKTIEAIEKVHSICNVNKGSTELIAELNTIYQSIRYPVVGVGIIRWVECTVTEPSYFKLSTEHCPVHLALLDEVVTCHHLLHPKVLQLFIQLFESKQDELEILVQLEMKKMLIDRMLNLLSRGCVVPVVSYIKQCWQRGDTDISLIRYFVTEVLEAISPPYSTEFVHLFLPMVENEEITGTMKGDSDNDLVSEFIIHCKAHCPVR; translated from the exons ATGGAGACAGATTATGATGAAGAACGTGGTGGTTGGGGTGATGATATTGGTCGAGGAGAAGACATCAGTGGTGAGGATGGTATGGACAATCCACAAGAGGTGTTAAATCAATGcctagaaaaatttaatacttcaGACTATATTATGGAGCCAGGAATATTTACTCAATTAAAACg gtATTTTCAAGCTGGTGGTAATCCTGAAACagtaattgaattattatcaaaaaattatatggcaTGTGCACAAACAGCAAATTTATTAGCTGAATGGTTGATATTAGCTGGTGTTAAAGTAATTGATGTACAAGCAAtggtagaaaataatttaaaagacatgatattaaaaacatttgatcCAAAAAaagctgataaaatattttctgaaGAAGGTGAAACACCATCATGGTTAACTGAAATGATACAACATCCAACTTGGCGTTCATTAATATATCGTCTTGCTGAAGAATATCCAGATTGTTTAATgcttaattttacaataaaattaatatctgaTGCTGGTTTTCAAGGTGAAATAACAAGTATATCAACAGCAGCACAACAAATTGAAGTATTTTCACGTGTATTAAAAACAGCAATTGGTGgatttttacaaaatacagATAATTGGCAAACAAGTATTAAAGAATGTGCTAAAATGGTATGTCATGGACAACATACATATGTTTATAGTCAagttttattacaaatattatcacaaGAACCAAAAGGTGGTTTTATGATGAAAAGATTATCAcaagaaataacaaaatgtGCACAACAAAATCATCATGATGTAACACCAATAACAATGGCACTTAATGGTGCTGCTGGTAGTCCATCAGCATGTATTGCATTAGCATCAATGTTATCAAGAAATTCATTAAATCCAGCAGATATATCTGTATTATATAGACATTATTCATCAAATGAACCACCACCAATTGAACTTGTTAGAAATCCACAATTTTTAGATTTACTTGTTGATGCATTATTTAAACCAggtgttaaattaaatcaagaaCATAaaccaaaatatatttatttattggcaTATGCATCAAGTGTttgtgaaatattattaaaaaaaagtaatattagaaaacaaaataaagatgaattacaaaaaacaattgaagcCATTGAAAAAGTACATAGTATATGTAATGTTAATAAAGGATCAACTGAACTTATTGctgaattaaatacaatatatcAATCAATAAGATATCCAGTTGTTGGTGTTGGTATAATACGTTGGGTTGAATGTACTGTTACTGAaccatcatattttaaattaagtaCTGAACATTGTCCAGTACATTTAGCATTATTGGATGAAGTTGTAACGTGTCATCATTTATTACATCCAAAggtattacaattatttatacagtTATTTGAAAGTAAACAAGATGAATTAGAAATTCTTGTACAgctagaaatgaaaaaaatgttaattgatAGAATGCTTAATTTATTGAGTCGTGGTTGTGTTGTACCAGTTGTTTCTTACATTAAACAATGCTGGCAACGTGGTGATACTGATATATCATTAATAAGATATTTTGTTACTGAAGTACTTGAAGCTATTTCACCACCTTATTCAACTGAATTTGTTCACTTATTTTTACCAATGGTAGAAAATGAGGAAATTACAGGAACAATGAAGGGTGACAGTGATAATGATCTTGTCTCTGAATTTATAA TTCATTGCAAGGCTCATTGTCCAGTAAGATGA